In a single window of the Chaetodon trifascialis isolate fChaTrf1 chromosome 19, fChaTrf1.hap1, whole genome shotgun sequence genome:
- the tcf21 gene encoding transcription factor 21, translating into MSTGSLSDVDDELLDGILKFGSSGKDSNESTEESSNCEGANDAPGKKRKTASRKTAPKGVAQQEGKHVQRNAANARERARMRVLSKAFSRLKTTLPWVPPDTKLSKLDTLRLASSYIAHLRQILANDKYENGFIHPVNLTWPFMVAGKPENDLKEMLNTTRLCGTTAS; encoded by the exons ATGTCCACCGGGTCTCTCAGCGATGTCGACGACGAGCTCCTGGACGGCATCCTGAAGTTTGGCTCCTCCGGTAAAGATTCCAACGAGAGCACGGAGGAGAGCTCCAACTGCGAAGGCGCAAACGACGCGCCGGGCAAGAAACGGAAGACGGCGTCCCGGAAAACGGCACCCAAGGGTGTGGCGCAGCAGGAGGGCAAGCATGTCCAGAGGAACGCTGCCAACGCCCGGGAGAGAGCCAGGATGCGCGTCCTGTCCAAAGCCTTCTCCCGGCTGAAGACCACCTTACCCTGGGTACCACCGGACACCAAGCTCTCCAAACTGGACACGCTGCGCCTGGCGTCCAGTTACATCGCGCACCTCCGGCAGATACTGGCCAACGACAAATATGAAAACGGATTTATCCACCCCGTTAACCTG ACGTGGCCCTTCATGGTCGCTGGCAAGCCGGAGAACGACTTGAAGGAGATGCTGAACACAACGCGGTTATGTGGAACAACGGCGTCCTGA